A DNA window from Niabella yanshanensis contains the following coding sequences:
- a CDS encoding S1C family serine protease — translation MNDQNNNMTLLDAVERYIMGDMNPDERLHFENLRKADSEVDQMVVEHTLFLQKMNRFNQWQKFQLSLNEVHNDLSALGKIDATLPKGGKVLYLFNKYKKTAAIAASIAGITALMVNGIVGSVTPKAPKDQLEILRKNISTLAKKSQLQDKEINTLKQGNTAAITPEIPYTNSGTGFIIDGKGYLVTNYHVIKEAQNVAVQNTAGKEFLAKVVYANPATDIAILKINDPNFKTLPGTPYSFTKKATDLAEPIFTLGYPKDEELVYGQGYLSSKTGYNGDTLSCQIDVKAERGNSGSPVLNSNGEVIGILNAKQKDAEGVAFAIQTRNIFNALTDARKKDNIDSTIKNIKLSTKSSLSGMKSPQQVKKIEEYIYMVKVN, via the coding sequence ATGAATGACCAGAATAACAATATGACCCTTTTAGATGCCGTTGAACGGTATATAATGGGTGATATGAACCCTGATGAGCGTCTTCATTTTGAAAACCTGCGGAAAGCAGATAGTGAAGTTGATCAGATGGTAGTAGAACATACTTTGTTTTTACAGAAAATGAACCGCTTCAACCAGTGGCAGAAATTCCAGCTATCGCTGAACGAAGTACACAATGATTTATCAGCCCTGGGTAAAATAGATGCTACCCTGCCTAAAGGCGGTAAAGTATTATACCTGTTCAATAAATATAAGAAAACGGCTGCTATTGCTGCCTCAATTGCTGGCATTACCGCCCTGATGGTAAACGGAATTGTTGGTTCTGTTACCCCTAAGGCGCCCAAAGATCAGCTGGAAATACTTAGAAAGAATATCAGTACCCTTGCGAAAAAATCGCAGCTGCAGGATAAAGAAATCAACACCCTTAAACAAGGGAACACGGCGGCCATTACTCCCGAAATACCTTATACCAACAGCGGTACCGGCTTTATCATCGATGGGAAAGGCTACCTCGTAACCAATTATCACGTAATAAAAGAAGCTCAGAATGTAGCGGTGCAAAACACCGCCGGCAAAGAATTCCTGGCAAAAGTGGTATATGCCAACCCGGCTACCGACATTGCCATTTTAAAGATAAACGATCCGAATTTTAAAACATTGCCGGGCACTCCTTACAGCTTCACTAAAAAAGCCACTGACCTCGCAGAACCGATATTCACCTTAGGTTATCCTAAAGATGAAGAGTTAGTTTACGGGCAGGGATACCTGAGCTCTAAAACAGGTTATAACGGCGATACACTCAGCTGCCAGATTGATGTAAAAGCAGAAAGAGGTAACAGCGGAAGCCCTGTATTAAACAGCAATGGAGAAGTTATCGGCATTTTAAATGCCAAGCAAAAAGATGCCGAAGGGGTAGCATTTGCTATTCAAACACGCAATATCTTTAACGCATTGACTGATGCCCGGAAGAAGGATAATATAGATTCTACTATCAAAAACATAAAGCTGAGTACTAAAAGCTCACTGAGCGGTATGAAGAGCCCGCAACAGGTAAAGAAAATAGAAGAATACATATATATGGTGAAAGTGAATTGA
- a CDS encoding RNA polymerase sigma factor: MKDSTLEQEISLLKGLARNDKKSVEMIYGQNYNLVQALVVNNNGTIDDAKDIFQEAMMVLYDKARSGSFELNCQIRTYLYSVARRLWLKKLNQSNRHTADFDDTNETQIAVDGDVVEHEKKDAEFEMMHTAISTLGEPCKSLLEAFYFKNNSMQEIAEVFGYTNAENAKTQKYKCLMRLKKIFFSQYKKT; the protein is encoded by the coding sequence TTGAAAGATTCTACATTAGAACAGGAAATAAGTTTACTGAAAGGATTAGCTCGTAACGACAAAAAATCGGTCGAAATGATCTATGGCCAGAACTATAATCTGGTTCAGGCCCTGGTAGTCAATAACAACGGGACCATAGATGATGCCAAAGACATTTTTCAGGAGGCAATGATGGTTTTGTATGATAAAGCAAGGTCGGGCAGTTTTGAACTGAATTGCCAGATACGAACTTACTTATATTCAGTTGCCAGGAGGCTTTGGCTGAAAAAACTGAACCAGAGTAACAGGCATACGGCCGATTTTGATGATACTAACGAAACCCAGATAGCTGTGGATGGCGACGTAGTGGAGCATGAAAAAAAGGATGCAGAGTTTGAAATGATGCATACAGCTATCAGCACATTAGGAGAACCCTGCAAAAGCCTGCTGGAGGCGTTTTACTTTAAAAACAACAGCATGCAGGAAATAGCAGAAGTTTTTGGGTATACCAATGCAGAAAATGCCAAAACCCAGAAATACAAATGCCTGATGCGTTTAAAAAAAATATTCTTTTCTCAATATAAAAAAACCTGA
- a CDS encoding DEAD/DEAH box helicase, translating into MTTFESLGIEAGLLQSLETIGFVTPTPIQEQAIPVLLQGTKDFVGLAQTGTGKTAAFGLPLLQLINKEQRTPQALVICPTRELCLQIAKDLANFKAKKGSIGVTAVYGGASISDQIREIKRGTNIIVATPGRLIDLIERKAINLEGIHYVVLDEADEMLNMGFKDDIEFILKETINRESIWLFSATMPPAIRQVSKRYMDNPHEITVGKVNSGNANIDHQYYATQHVNRYETLKRIIDFNPGLYGIIFTRTKADAQNVTESLIREGYDIEALHGDLTQAQRDKVMGRFREKSIQLLIATDVAARGIDVKEITHVINYELPDDTEVYTHRSGRTGRAGKSGVSVSLVTPREIYRLRQIEKLVNTKFHKMDIPSGKDVCRKQFFHFIDKMLQADISNGEYATYLPILQEKFADVDKEEIMQRVAALEFDRFLKYYENAADLNIRDSGKGSRESRSAERGGRESRSSRSSNGNYQRLFVNLGTKDGFYKASFLQFILDMSGLSKDVLGKIDMKDMNSWVEIEPSAGNKMIKALDGKNYRGRKIRMNDAENGGGRRR; encoded by the coding sequence ATGACAACATTTGAATCATTAGGGATTGAGGCTGGGCTGCTTCAATCTCTGGAAACTATCGGTTTCGTAACACCCACACCCATTCAGGAACAAGCCATTCCCGTTTTATTACAAGGTACCAAAGATTTTGTAGGTTTAGCACAAACCGGAACCGGTAAAACCGCTGCGTTTGGATTGCCCTTATTGCAACTTATTAATAAGGAACAGCGTACGCCGCAGGCCCTTGTTATTTGCCCAACACGGGAGTTGTGCCTGCAGATTGCTAAAGACCTGGCTAATTTCAAAGCAAAAAAAGGTTCTATTGGAGTAACCGCAGTGTATGGTGGCGCCTCTATATCCGATCAGATCAGGGAAATTAAAAGGGGAACCAATATCATTGTAGCTACGCCTGGCCGTTTGATTGATTTAATTGAACGCAAAGCCATCAATTTAGAAGGTATTCACTATGTAGTATTAGATGAAGCCGACGAAATGCTCAATATGGGCTTTAAGGATGATATTGAATTTATTCTTAAAGAAACGATAAACCGGGAAAGTATCTGGCTGTTTAGTGCAACAATGCCTCCTGCGATCAGGCAGGTGAGCAAGCGATATATGGATAATCCCCATGAAATTACCGTAGGTAAGGTCAATTCAGGAAATGCCAATATTGATCACCAGTACTATGCTACCCAGCATGTGAACCGCTATGAGACTTTAAAGCGTATCATAGATTTTAACCCCGGTCTTTACGGTATTATTTTTACCAGAACCAAGGCCGACGCACAAAATGTAACCGAAAGCCTCATTCGTGAAGGCTATGATATTGAAGCGTTACATGGTGATTTAACACAGGCCCAGCGCGATAAAGTGATGGGGCGTTTTCGTGAGAAGTCAATCCAGCTGTTAATTGCTACAGATGTGGCAGCAAGAGGAATAGATGTAAAAGAAATTACGCACGTTATCAATTATGAATTACCGGATGATACGGAAGTTTACACGCACCGAAGCGGAAGAACAGGTCGCGCCGGAAAAAGCGGGGTTTCCGTTTCATTAGTGACTCCAAGAGAAATATACCGTTTACGCCAGATCGAAAAACTGGTGAATACGAAGTTTCATAAAATGGATATTCCGAGTGGTAAAGATGTTTGCCGCAAACAGTTTTTTCATTTTATCGATAAGATGTTACAAGCTGACATCAGCAATGGTGAGTATGCCACGTATCTCCCCATCCTGCAGGAAAAATTTGCAGACGTAGATAAAGAAGAGATCATGCAACGGGTAGCCGCATTAGAGTTTGATCGCTTCTTAAAATACTACGAGAACGCTGCGGATTTAAATATCCGTGATTCGGGTAAAGGTAGCAGGGAAAGCCGCTCTGCCGAAAGGGGAGGAAGAGAGAGTCGCAGCTCCAGGAGCAGCAATGGCAATTACCAGCGTCTATTTGTAAACCTGGGTACCAAAGATGGTTTCTATAAAGCAAGCTTCCTACAGTTTATTTTAGATATGAGTGGTTTGAGTAAAGATGTACTGGGGAAAATAGATATGAAGGACATGAACAGCTGGGTTGAAATAGAACCATCTGCCGGTAATAAAATGATCAAAGCACTGGACGGTAAAAACTATCGTGGCAGGAAAATTCGTATGAACGACGCTGAAAACGGCGGCGGACGCAGAAGATAA
- a CDS encoding acyl-CoA dehydrogenase family protein, with amino-acid sequence MNFELTEEQLMIQKAARDFAQHECLPGVIERDEQQKFPAEQISKLADLGFLGMMVDEQYGGAGMDTISYVLAMEEISKVDASVSVCMSVNNSLVCYGLQAFGSEEQKQQYLAPLARGKKDGKLYIGAFMLSEPEAGSDATSQRTTADDKGDYYLLNGTKNWITNGGTASVYLVMAQTDVAKGPKGINTFIVEKNWPGVTVAAKENKLGIRGSDTHTVMFTDVKVPKENRIGADGFGFSFAMKTLAGGRIGIASQALGIAAGAYELAKEYAKTRKAFGTEIMNHQAIAFKLADMHMKIEAARLLCLKAAWEKDQHKDYTISSSMAKLYASETAMWTAIEAVQVHGGYGYVKEYHVERLMRDAKITQIYEGTSEVQRIVISRGILK; translated from the coding sequence ATGAACTTTGAACTGACCGAAGAACAATTAATGATACAAAAAGCTGCCCGTGACTTTGCTCAGCATGAGTGTTTACCCGGCGTGATAGAACGCGATGAGCAACAAAAATTTCCGGCTGAGCAAATATCCAAATTAGCCGACCTCGGTTTTTTAGGGATGATGGTAGATGAGCAGTATGGCGGAGCCGGCATGGATACCATTAGTTATGTATTGGCCATGGAAGAGATATCAAAAGTAGACGCCAGCGTAAGCGTATGTATGAGTGTTAATAACAGCCTCGTTTGTTACGGGCTGCAGGCTTTTGGGTCGGAGGAACAAAAACAACAATACCTGGCCCCGTTAGCCAGGGGAAAGAAAGACGGCAAATTATATATCGGAGCATTTATGTTGAGCGAACCGGAGGCGGGCAGTGATGCTACCTCACAGCGAACCACTGCGGATGATAAAGGCGATTATTATTTACTGAATGGTACTAAAAACTGGATTACCAACGGGGGCACTGCTTCTGTATACCTGGTAATGGCGCAAACAGATGTGGCAAAAGGACCCAAAGGGATTAATACCTTTATCGTTGAAAAGAACTGGCCGGGTGTTACCGTAGCAGCTAAAGAAAATAAACTGGGCATCAGGGGCAGCGATACGCATACTGTCATGTTCACCGACGTGAAAGTGCCCAAAGAAAACCGGATTGGTGCAGATGGCTTTGGTTTTTCATTTGCGATGAAGACGTTGGCTGGTGGACGAATAGGTATTGCGTCCCAGGCATTAGGCATTGCTGCAGGAGCTTATGAATTAGCTAAAGAATATGCTAAGACCAGGAAAGCTTTCGGTACCGAAATTATGAACCACCAGGCAATAGCCTTTAAGCTGGCGGATATGCATATGAAAATTGAAGCCGCCAGGTTATTGTGCCTGAAAGCAGCCTGGGAAAAAGATCAGCATAAAGATTATACGATCAGCTCTTCGATGGCCAAGCTTTATGCTTCAGAAACGGCCATGTGGACTGCCATCGAAGCCGTACAGGTACATGGAGGATACGGGTACGTTAAAGAATACCATGTAGAGCGCCTGATGCGGGATGCTAAGATCACCCAGATTTATGAAGGCACCAGCGAGGTGCAAAGAATTGTAATCAGCAGGGGAATATTAAAATAA
- a CDS encoding hotdog fold thioesterase: MIWSKEYDLTRLNEITNDNMNTHLGIRFTAITGNSLEATMPVSDKTRQPYGILHGGASVALAETVGSYASSLVVDREQFMVVGMEINANHLRPVLSGNVRAVCSPLHLGKSSHVWDIKLYNDSQQLICISRLTVAVIERRKFK, from the coding sequence ATGATCTGGAGTAAAGAATATGACCTGACCAGGTTGAACGAAATAACCAATGACAATATGAATACCCACCTGGGTATAAGATTCACAGCTATCACCGGAAATTCACTGGAAGCCACTATGCCGGTAAGCGACAAAACACGGCAACCTTATGGCATTTTACATGGCGGAGCCTCAGTGGCACTTGCCGAAACAGTGGGGTCCTATGCCAGTAGCCTGGTGGTGGACCGGGAACAATTTATGGTAGTAGGTATGGAAATAAATGCCAACCATTTACGACCTGTCTTGTCTGGAAATGTTCGTGCAGTTTGCAGTCCGCTACACCTGGGCAAAAGCAGCCATGTCTGGGATATCAAACTGTACAACGACAGTCAGCAGCTGATCTGTATCAGCAGGCTGACCGTGGCTGTAATTGAAAGAAGAAAGTTTAAATGA
- a CDS encoding ABC transporter ATP-binding protein: MSVIETTGLKKQYAGNYVLKGIDLQVEPGMILGYIGPNGAGKSTTIKIITGIIDEFEGDVKVLGLDVRTEALEVKRRIGYIPELAALYDTLTPVEYLKFTGKLYHLSDEVIAAKGWELLKLFDLADKADARMNTYSKGMKQKVLLISGLMHNPEIIFLDEPLSGLDANAVILVKEMLQQLKQSGKTIFYSSHIMDVVEKISDRIILIDKGQVIADGTIDTLRQQAQQGSLESIFKSLTATDSATTHTAKEIIDVLNS; this comes from the coding sequence ATGAGTGTGATAGAGACAACTGGTCTTAAAAAACAATATGCAGGGAACTATGTGTTAAAAGGTATTGATCTGCAGGTAGAGCCCGGCATGATACTCGGGTATATTGGTCCCAATGGCGCAGGAAAAAGTACCACTATTAAAATCATTACCGGCATTATCGACGAATTTGAAGGAGATGTGAAGGTGCTGGGACTGGATGTGCGCACTGAAGCATTGGAGGTAAAAAGACGCATCGGCTACATTCCTGAGCTGGCAGCGCTTTACGACACGCTGACTCCGGTGGAGTATCTGAAGTTCACGGGTAAATTGTATCATTTAAGCGATGAGGTGATCGCAGCCAAAGGGTGGGAGCTGTTAAAGCTTTTTGACCTGGCAGACAAAGCCGATGCGCGCATGAATACTTATAGTAAAGGGATGAAGCAAAAGGTGTTGCTGATCAGCGGCCTGATGCATAACCCCGAAATTATTTTCCTGGATGAGCCGTTAAGCGGTTTGGATGCCAATGCAGTGATATTGGTGAAAGAGATGCTACAGCAACTCAAGCAATCTGGTAAAACCATTTTCTACTCATCGCATATTATGGATGTTGTGGAAAAGATAAGCGACCGCATTATTTTGATTGATAAAGGCCAGGTTATTGCTGACGGCACCATTGACACACTCAGGCAGCAGGCGCAGCAGGGGTCGCTCGAAAGCATATTTAAATCGTTAACTGCTACTGATTCTGCTACAACCCATACCGCCAAGGAAATCATTGACGTATTAAACAGCTGA
- a CDS encoding HAD family hydrolase, whose protein sequence is MNQYKAFLFDLNGTMIDDMDYHIKAWYRILNELGAEISTERTKEECYGKNHELLDRVFPGRFSVEEKNQMSIEKEKQYQQEFKPHLKLLPGLPEVLEDYHRKGIKMAIGSAAIMFNIDFVLDGLGIRHYFHAIVSADDVVSSKPDPETYLKCAELLHTSPSDCLVFEDAPKGVDAAANAGMDCFVLTTMHHKNEFAQSNIIGFASDFEKFSLG, encoded by the coding sequence ATGAATCAATATAAAGCTTTTTTATTCGACCTCAATGGTACAATGATAGACGATATGGACTATCATATTAAAGCCTGGTATCGTATACTCAATGAACTGGGTGCTGAAATCTCTACGGAAAGAACCAAAGAAGAATGTTATGGAAAGAACCACGAGCTGCTGGATCGGGTATTTCCCGGTAGGTTTTCTGTAGAGGAGAAGAACCAGATGAGCATCGAAAAAGAAAAACAATACCAGCAAGAGTTTAAACCACATTTAAAGCTATTACCCGGTTTGCCGGAGGTATTGGAAGATTATCACCGCAAAGGTATTAAGATGGCCATTGGATCTGCAGCTATTATGTTTAACATTGACTTTGTGTTAGATGGACTGGGAATTCGCCATTATTTCCACGCTATTGTCAGCGCCGATGATGTAGTGAGCAGTAAGCCAGACCCGGAGACTTATTTAAAGTGTGCAGAGCTATTGCACACTTCGCCTTCAGATTGCCTTGTATTTGAAGATGCTCCCAAAGGGGTGGATGCCGCCGCCAATGCAGGCATGGATTGCTTCGTATTAACGACGATGCATCATAAAAATGAATTTGCACAGTCGAATATCATAGGGTTTGCATCTGATTTTGAAAAATTCAGTTTAGGGTAA
- a CDS encoding M60 family metallopeptidase, giving the protein MKFRSTGVFFFFLFSFFIGFSQWAFSQELITGKDSASYAIGVSVARSLKASELPPLNNNAFLSGVRAVFENRRLRIDSASLNDIITSYIAKAEKKETEVSTHIRRDLALFETPLALSLHKNTGKAAIDKMESPQLKQLAMALFSGKYDKKYRVATFNANLKPTTLGQELMIGDGYSKYEGITGVYFPIGRHLVLVSGIEPGKEADLLIPNWNRRAPDSTKPDKDPAGWGIKRQVFALRNGANIIDVEGYDGLAYISYYVDEPGKQAPLQVHFVNGQVNGYFDLAKNNDKDWNQLIDNAIYPVIDAVGKHIQIAYPAEACKKYAYGKGVELITQYDSLVHLQHKLLGLIKYNRVPANRILARVNYNYYMFRDGDGVAYMGTDPGNAMALVVDPVRVVKGDPCWGFSHEVGHVHQLRPYLNWGGLGEVSNNIFSLYGTTSFGNKSRISEQKNYQKARDSIISRKICYLQDNDVFNRLIPFWQLQLYFAGAGNNPDFYPDLFEAFRKQGNAERASQRGGRRSNGGWGDRGDNPAPYQLNFVKTACEVSKTDLTDFFDQYGFFYVGQFEFGDYGNYKYELTQEMADKTRAEIKAMNLPQPKVDLTKLED; this is encoded by the coding sequence ATGAAATTTCGATCTACAGGTGTTTTTTTCTTTTTTCTTTTCAGTTTTTTTATTGGATTCAGCCAATGGGCTTTTTCGCAGGAATTGATAACCGGAAAAGACTCCGCCAGTTATGCTATAGGGGTTTCTGTAGCGAGGTCTCTGAAAGCAAGTGAGCTGCCTCCTTTAAACAACAACGCTTTTCTCTCTGGTGTCAGGGCGGTTTTTGAGAACAGACGCTTAAGGATAGACTCGGCCTCTCTTAACGATATCATTACATCGTATATAGCCAAAGCGGAAAAAAAAGAAACGGAGGTCTCCACCCATATTAGAAGAGATCTGGCTTTATTTGAAACACCTCTGGCTTTATCACTCCATAAAAATACCGGTAAGGCAGCTATCGATAAAATGGAATCGCCGCAGCTGAAGCAACTGGCTATGGCATTGTTTAGCGGTAAGTATGACAAGAAATACCGCGTCGCAACTTTCAATGCTAATTTGAAACCAACTACTCTGGGACAGGAATTGATGATTGGTGACGGCTATAGCAAATACGAAGGTATTACAGGAGTCTATTTCCCGATAGGCAGGCACCTGGTTCTGGTAAGCGGCATAGAACCCGGTAAAGAAGCGGATCTCCTGATACCTAACTGGAACAGGAGGGCTCCGGATAGCACCAAACCGGATAAAGATCCGGCCGGGTGGGGAATTAAAAGGCAGGTTTTCGCATTGCGAAATGGTGCGAATATCATAGATGTGGAAGGATATGACGGCCTTGCCTATATAAGCTATTATGTTGATGAACCCGGGAAACAAGCTCCATTGCAGGTGCATTTTGTAAACGGACAAGTAAATGGCTATTTCGACCTTGCAAAAAACAATGATAAGGATTGGAACCAATTAATCGACAATGCCATTTATCCGGTAATAGACGCAGTAGGTAAACATATACAAATCGCTTATCCTGCCGAAGCCTGCAAAAAATATGCTTATGGTAAAGGTGTGGAACTTATCACACAGTATGACTCACTCGTGCATTTGCAACATAAGCTACTCGGTTTGATCAAATATAATAGAGTACCTGCTAATAGAATACTGGCACGTGTAAACTACAATTATTACATGTTCCGGGATGGCGATGGAGTAGCCTATATGGGCACTGATCCGGGCAACGCCATGGCGCTGGTAGTAGATCCCGTGCGGGTAGTAAAAGGCGATCCCTGCTGGGGCTTCAGTCATGAAGTAGGGCATGTGCACCAGCTGCGCCCTTATCTCAATTGGGGTGGATTAGGAGAGGTGAGCAATAATATTTTCTCTTTATACGGCACCACCTCTTTTGGTAACAAAAGCCGTATTAGTGAGCAAAAAAACTATCAGAAAGCACGGGATAGTATTATCTCCCGAAAGATATGCTACCTGCAGGATAATGATGTATTCAACCGCCTGATACCATTCTGGCAGCTGCAGCTTTATTTCGCCGGTGCTGGCAACAATCCGGATTTTTATCCTGATCTTTTTGAAGCCTTTCGTAAACAGGGCAATGCCGAGAGAGCAAGCCAACGTGGTGGCCGTAGAAGTAACGGCGGATGGGGTGACAGGGGTGATAATCCCGCGCCTTATCAATTAAACTTTGTAAAGACCGCATGCGAAGTAAGTAAAACAGATTTAACAGACTTCTTTGATCAGTATGGATTTTTCTACGTCGGGCAGTTTGAGTTTGGCGATTACGGCAATTATAAGTACGAACTGACACAGGAAATGGCAGATAAAACAAGAGCTGAGATCAAGGCGATGAATTTACCCCAACCCAAAGTGGATTTGACGAAACTGGAGGATTAG
- a CDS encoding TlpA family protein disulfide reductase has translation MRLITPLLSLLYSFSAQSQTVVHQPDYETSSAPYVQVAKVELHSNVTRLFFTVNYDGDWIKIPSTTYIQAGNDTTRLYIKSGDGIEIDKQHKMGDKNRVTYTLDFPAINAATSTINYGEDGGSWFIEKLELSNKTAPDVMPKNLRGGWYNSKTGLAEIAFYKNTAVFDNKIWRYKLIDLPSKTILLTDNKTVKRLYFNQSPDKIQIGTSSQNAIFYVKNILAANINNIAAYRPDNVLKIDTAIYEGYIANYNSTEKLKTGKVAVNNVFTDNQDSYVIQINEQGYFKVRIPLFYPEDIFVNLGNHFTVFVEPGKTLFHIIDAQYGDVFMGTSGQINRELKFLSAIKFPGYEELTRKIGSVSSTQYKDFLLSNKNKLLDSLNTINKEFTISERAVQLKTVAIENNCTQTLLSYNMDFENHVRDKYNLMSYKDSLPEKAEKPEDYYDFLSNTIIGNPVYLMSASSFFLFNRLFFLKEARSANLSYSLTSTVFIDSLIRQNIASKKVAELKEIQKQKNSILVPYKATIAPFELQLSNLIKENMDLWRKYYKKFPIENGYSTSRLLLFLKDSNVAVSDTMIAAYQKYESTAAYQKFQELTSRESKLSRNLTEQYGGLHSFWIEQGWRNARNYFFEHKLQLKNPLLHDIIISQASLKKLISQTSPLRIEELDYLKKQLQLPIVASYWQYCNNAVNNTIAKQRNNTESKINELGNVEVRKVLSSITDKFKGKVIYIDFWATWCSPCIAGIREIAPLKEEMKEKNTVFLYITDASSPEKTWKNMIAGINGEHFRLTENEWNYLAGFFNISGIPHYALVNKKGEIVTRDLEHKSNEELKKIFEKMMAE, from the coding sequence ATGCGACTTATTACACCTCTTCTCTCACTGTTATATTCTTTTAGTGCACAGTCACAAACCGTCGTCCATCAGCCAGATTATGAAACATCCTCTGCTCCCTATGTCCAGGTAGCTAAAGTAGAGCTGCACAGTAATGTCACGAGATTATTTTTCACTGTAAACTATGATGGCGACTGGATTAAAATTCCGTCTACAACTTACATACAAGCGGGCAATGATACCACCAGATTGTATATAAAATCGGGTGATGGAATTGAAATCGACAAGCAGCACAAAATGGGAGACAAGAACAGGGTAACCTATACACTTGACTTCCCTGCAATAAATGCAGCAACATCAACTATAAATTATGGTGAAGATGGAGGTTCCTGGTTTATTGAAAAACTTGAGTTATCGAACAAAACTGCGCCTGATGTTATGCCCAAAAACCTTCGGGGAGGCTGGTATAACTCAAAAACCGGCCTTGCAGAAATAGCTTTCTATAAGAATACCGCAGTATTCGATAATAAAATATGGCGTTATAAACTAATAGACCTGCCATCCAAAACGATTCTACTTACGGATAACAAGACTGTCAAAAGACTATATTTTAATCAGTCACCTGACAAAATACAAATAGGAACTTCCTCCCAAAACGCCATTTTTTATGTTAAAAACATCCTGGCTGCCAACATCAACAACATAGCTGCGTACCGGCCAGACAATGTACTAAAAATAGACACGGCAATTTATGAGGGCTACATAGCGAACTACAATTCTACCGAAAAACTAAAAACCGGTAAAGTAGCAGTCAACAATGTTTTTACTGACAACCAGGATTCTTATGTTATACAAATAAATGAGCAAGGATACTTTAAAGTACGAATACCTTTGTTTTACCCGGAGGATATTTTTGTAAACCTGGGCAATCATTTTACAGTTTTTGTGGAACCGGGCAAAACGCTGTTTCACATTATTGACGCGCAATATGGAGATGTCTTTATGGGAACATCAGGACAAATTAACCGCGAACTAAAGTTTCTGTCAGCTATAAAATTCCCAGGCTATGAAGAGCTGACGCGGAAAATTGGTAGTGTTTCCTCGACGCAGTATAAAGATTTTCTCTTATCCAATAAAAACAAACTATTAGACTCCTTAAATACCATTAACAAAGAATTTACCATTAGCGAAAGAGCTGTACAATTAAAAACTGTGGCTATTGAAAATAATTGTACCCAAACATTGCTTTCATACAATATGGATTTTGAAAATCATGTAAGGGATAAATATAATTTAATGAGCTACAAAGACAGTCTGCCCGAAAAAGCAGAAAAGCCCGAGGACTATTACGATTTTTTAAGCAACACTATTATTGGAAACCCGGTATACCTCATGTCAGCCAGCTCGTTTTTCCTCTTTAACAGATTGTTTTTTCTCAAGGAAGCACGCAGCGCTAATTTATCCTATAGCCTGACCAGTACTGTGTTTATTGATTCATTGATTAGACAAAATATAGCATCAAAAAAAGTTGCTGAATTAAAAGAAATTCAAAAACAAAAAAATAGCATTTTGGTTCCTTATAAAGCTACTATTGCTCCGTTTGAGCTACAATTATCTAACCTCATCAAAGAAAACATGGATTTATGGAGGAAATATTACAAAAAATTCCCGATAGAAAACGGGTATTCAACGAGCCGCTTGCTACTTTTTCTAAAAGACAGTAATGTGGCTGTTTCTGATACCATGATAGCTGCTTATCAAAAATATGAAAGCACAGCAGCGTACCAAAAGTTTCAGGAGCTTACCAGCCGCGAATCAAAACTTTCCAGAAACCTTACTGAGCAGTATGGCGGTTTGCATAGCTTTTGGATAGAGCAAGGCTGGCGGAATGCCAGAAATTATTTCTTTGAACATAAGCTCCAGTTAAAAAATCCATTGCTTCATGACATTATCATTTCTCAGGCGTCACTGAAAAAGCTGATTAGTCAAACTTCACCACTACGTATCGAAGAACTCGACTACTTAAAAAAACAGCTTCAGTTACCTATTGTGGCGTCTTATTGGCAATATTGTAACAATGCAGTTAATAATACCATTGCTAAACAAAGAAATAATACAGAAAGCAAGATAAACGAACTGGGTAATGTGGAAGTACGAAAAGTTTTGTCTTCCATAACTGATAAATTTAAAGGCAAAGTTATTTATATAGATTTTTGGGCCACGTGGTGTAGCCCCTGCATAGCAGGTATCCGGGAAATAGCGCCGCTGAAAGAAGAAATGAAAGAAAAAAACACAGTATTTCTTTACATTACGGATGCCTCTTCACCCGAAAAAACATGGAAAAATATGATTGCCGGTATTAACGGTGAACACTTCAGGCTCACAGAAAATGAATGGAACTATCTTGCAGGTTTTTTCAATATCAGTGGTATTCCTCACTATGCACTGGTGAATAAAAAAGGCGAGATTGTAACCCGAGATCTTGAACACAAATCCAACGAAGAGCTAAAAAAGATATTCGAGAAAATGATGGCTGAATAG